The Halichoerus grypus chromosome 9, mHalGry1.hap1.1, whole genome shotgun sequence genomic sequence CGagcctctcccagctcctgttTGACCAGTACAGGACCCAGAAGTTTAAAGACCACGTTGGACCCATCTAGCAGGGCCAGCTCCTGATGAAGGGATGGGACATACATGATCAGAACCAGAGCCAATACAGGTCCCTCCTCGCCCCCACAAgtcctctctcacctccttcacGATATTATTTTCTGTTAGTTGGGCCTCAAGCTTCTGCCGCCCCGACATGGATTTACTCAAGTCTGggggttggggaaaaaaaggcttgATTAGAAACCTCAAATGTGCCGCCTGATGCCAATCCTGGTGAGAAGAAAATGGAACTGAGGAAGTAGACAAGGATGCGGCAGCAAGTCAGTGAGTGGGGAAAAGcactgagatggggaaggagcGGCACGCGGGGCCTCGGGTGGGGCAGAAATCATTATCTTGGTTTGGCTTTGGGCTGTGAGTGAAGGGACTGGGGCGAGGCCGCACAGACCCTGCTCCCTTACCCTTCTGTAGCTGCTGATATTTCTCCACTTCTCCCTGTAGCTTCTTCTGGATTAGATCGGCCATGGCGGGGACGAAGGCCtgcggggagcgggagaggggcGCTGGGTGGTACCCGAACTCCCCTCTCTGGCCTGGCCTGCCGAAATGATAGCACTCTTGAGAGGCAGCCTCCCGGGGCACCGCAGCCTCACCCCGTCCCGGAGAGCCCTCTACCCCGGCCCCAGGGGGTGGCGGGCGCAGCAAGACCCCCCAAAGCCCTCATCCGTAACCCAACCCTACTCACGTTCTCCCTTCACTATTACTAAACCTGGAAGTAAACAAAGAATGCTGGGAAAAGACGGCGCCGGAAGCTGTCTTCTGACGCATGCCGGGAACTGTAGTTTTGGCATGTTTAATGAGAGCTGTTCCGCCAGAAGACTGGACTCGGGAGGTTTTAGGCAAGACAGGGAAACGAAGCCGGAAGGAGAAGGCGCACCGTTACTTAGGGCCCAGCTCCAGACTACCTTTCTTTCATTGCTCGGGCATAAGCGGCTGCTTCGGATTGCGGGATCAAGGCCTGCCCCGCCCCTCGAGAGCGTAAGCCCTCACTCAAGATGGCACCTAAAAGGCTTCAGACCTGGTAGGCGCTGATTGGATAAAGGGCAGGCGCACTTCCGGGAGTTTTCAAGGGGTCTGTGGGACAGCTGAGAGGAGTTTGCACGTGGATTGTAGTTCGGGTGGGCTAGATGGAAACAGCCCCCAAACCGGGCAGGGATGTCCCGCCCAAGAAGGACAGACTTCAGGCCAAGAAGGTAGAGACGTCTCCTCTCTAGGGTGGAAGGGAAGTTTTTAGCTGCGgggtccggggggggggggcggggcgcgggctaCGGAGTCTTAGAGCTTCTGATGTGCCCGTAGAAACCGCGGAGGTACTGGGAGGAAGAAACCACTCTGACCGCTGCGGGAGCCTCTCCAGGCCCCCCTGGTAGCAAGAAGAGGAATCGTGAGCTCCGCCCCGAGAGACCAAAGAACGCTAACATCACCAAGAAGTCTCGGATCTCCAGGAAGCCTCACCTCCCGAAGAAACCCCGAGAACGGAGGAATCTTGAGCCTCAGCGGAGCGTGTCCGGGGTGAGCCTGGGAGCTGATAAGGTGGTGGGGCAAGTCGCCTTGTGCTTTACGGGTGCGAGGATTGGGGTCAGCCCTAGCCTGTTTGCTAAttgtttcctccttccccaggcccAGGATCCATTTCCAGGCCCTGCCCCTGTCCCTGTGGAGGTGGCTCGGAAGTTCCGTCGCATTGACAAATCCAAAAAGGTGAGGACCAGccagagagtggggagaggttGCAGCCGGGAGTATATGAGTGAGTTGGTTGGAGGGGAGGCTGTGTGGCTCTCCTGGGACCCTACATAATGTCTGGTTCTTCTCTCACTTCTCCCCCCACCAATGACGTTATAGCTGCCACATTCGAAGTCCAAAACCCGAAGCCGACTTGAGGTGGCTGAAGCTGAGGAAGAGGAAATAAGTATTAAAGCTGCTCGTTCTGAACTACTGCTTGCTGAGGAACCCGGGTAAGTGGACCCTAATGTGGACCTCCCCAGGTCCTGCTTTATGAggcttttctttgtcattttcatgTTGGTACATCCACTGCATGTTTGGGAGTTTACTGCAACTCCAGCACTCACTCCTAGGTTTCTggaaggggagaatggggaggacACAGCACAGATACGCCAAGCTGACATTGTGGAGGCTGTGGATATTGCAAGTGCGGCCAAGGTGAGTCTGAGTTGAAAAGGGGCCACTGGCTGGATTGGTGGTGCAGAGCAAGATGGAAGTGGGGACTAGAAGAGGGAACAACTGAAAGGAGCcacttctttcttgattttttccccactttttcctttctcagcACTTTGATTTAAACTTGAGGCAGTTTGGACCCTACAGACTGAATTACTCCCCAACTGGGAGGTAAGGCTGGATATCAGTCTGTTGAAGTAGGATGTGGTTCATCTCCTTAACCACTTCAGCCACGCTCTCCTCAGCGGTACCAGTGTATGTTCAGGCTGATGATGTGGGGAGGGTCCTGTGATTCGCTTGCATGTGAGGGTGAGCACATAGAGGAGGGGCCAGTGTGGGACAGACCTCAAATGGTCTGAGTCAGGGTGCTTCCTTGCATTGACACTCTACCTGTCCCCTACTTGCAACAGACATCTGGCTTTTGGAGGGCGCCGGGGTCATGTGGCCACCCTTGACTGGGTAACAAAGAGGCTCATGTGTGAGATCAACGTCATGGAGGCAGTGCGGGATATCCGGTCAGTGGGGGTGAGGCATCCCCTTCCGATTGAATGACTGCCCCTTGACCCCCTTTCCCACTGACCCTCACCTCCCCTCCTTCCAGGTTTCTGCATTCGGAGGCACTGCTCGCTGTTGCTCAGAATCGCTGGCTTCACATCTATGACAACCAGGGCATCGAGCTCCACTGTATCCGCCGCTGTGACCGAGTCACACGGCTGGAGTTCCTGCCTTTCCACTTCCTCCTGGCCACGGCTGTGAGTGGCTGTGGAGCACAGGGACTGGGTGGCAGCCCTTGAGAAGACCGCTTCTTCTCTGGGATCCCAGTAGAAGGACAGAGGGCAATCAGgactcattctgtctctctctctctcagtcagaGACGGGATTTCTGACCTACCTGGACGTGTCAGTGGGAAAGATTGTGGCAGCTCTGAATGCTCGGGCTGGACGGTTGGACGTCATGACTAAGAATCCTTACAATGCCGTCATCCATCTCGGACACAGCAATGGTTGGTCTCTAGCTGAGCTTTGACTCTCTGACCACCCTGACCTGCTTTGCTTCTATTTGTACTTTGCAAGTGTCTTCAGGTTGCCCCTATTCCTCCTTCTCGTTACCCCTTGGCCTTGAGACCCTGTCTTTCCCAGATGTAATCACCTTAGCGCCTATTAGTAACTTTGGTTTCTCTCCCCTGACGTCCAGGTACCGTGTCCTTATGGAGTCCAGCCATGAAGGAGCCACTGGCAAAGATCCTCTGTCATCGGGGTGGGGTCCGGGCTGTGGCCATAGATTCTACAGGCACGTAAGTCACTTGTTTGGTCACGAGGTGCTGGGGAGGTCACAGCTGGGTAGAAAGATCTAGAAGGTAGTGTGCCTTTAGGAGCACAGACTCACAGTCAAGCTGCCTAGGTTTAAATcctagttggggcgcctgggtggctcattcggttaagcgtctgactgttgatctcagctcaggtcttgatctcagggttgtaagttcaaggcctgcattgggttccaccatgggcgtggagcctacttaaaaaaataaggaggtAAATAAATCCTGGTGTTAACCACTGACGAGCCATGTAAGCGTGGGCACATTTCATAACCTCTGTGTGCCACACACTTTCCTTGCCCCAAGGGTAGGGATGAGTATCTCACTCAAGAGTCAGAAAGCTTTTTCTGtgaagagccagatagtaaagaTTTTAGGTTTTGCTGGCCAAGAGGCAAATTTGAGTGTAGTATAGATGTTTgagtaaagagaaaacaaagcatcacaattttttaagcaataaaattcaaaatacaataGTTACCGAATATAGTATTTTTGTAACACGGGTCTACTAATGGGAAGAATCGGATACCTCGTTTTGAGGATAACATTTTGCTCAATTGAGGTTCAAAGTTAGTGTTCTAAATCAGCAAACCCAGTTGTAGACGTTTATCTGTTAACGTTGATCTGTGGAGAGATTTTACCTATTTTGTCTTCGAAGACATCTTTCACACACATGATGAGATAGGTGGCAGGTTATAACTGTGTCACTGTGAGTTGTCGTGCGCCCACAGTGGTGTGAAGGGATGACACACCACATGTGATGTCGGTCTTGACCGCTCTCCCGGGCTATTGTACAAAAGcagccacggaagaagccagtgAACCAGTGCGGTCGTGCTCCGATACGGCTTCCTCTGCGGATGCTGAAATTTGAATCTATGTAATTTTCAcctgtttcaaaatattttttgaattttttccgGGCACTTAAAAATGGCCAAACCATTCGGAGCTTGAGGGCTGTCCAGAAGTAGGGGGTGGGCCGGATTTGTTTGGCGCATGGGCTGTAGGTCGCCAAGCCCAGGGCTTAGTTTGTAAAGCCGTCCTAGGTGTTAACGTGAGTTAAGGCATGTGGAGTTTAGCACAGTGCCCGGGGAGTATGGAGCACCGCGGTTCACCACTGGCGTCATGGAAGGTGATCGTTCTCTTCAGGCCTGGCTGGTGATGTGAGGGGTAGGAGCGGTGGGCCTGCTCTGAATTTCTGCTCTTCGAGAGTCTGCAGCTGACCCGCTGtgctgaggggtgtgtgtgtgtgtacctggtGCGCTGTGTTCCACACAGGTTCCCTCGAATGGGATTAGTGGGTGTTCCTCTTAATTCCTTTCTTTGTTAGGCACTCACGGGCACCTGCTGCGGGTGGGGCTCTGGGCTGAGGTTCTGGGGGGGTGGGTACAAGGATGAAGGGGCCATCGAGCCTGCCCAGGTGCAGTATTCCACTTTATGTACAGAGACAGGGGACTGTAGTTTATGGAAATGATTAGCCAGGAGATGCATTTAGTTTCTGTTGAGTTGTCTTCTATCACCCCAGACTTAATGTGTCCATCCCGGGATAGGTCACCCCACTCCCAGATTCCTCCTTGCTTGCTGCCTTTCTGCCACATTTTCCTGTCACCCAGAATTTGACTCGACACCTCTAGCTACACAGCCCCATGGTCTTCCGCCATCAGTAAGGGCGGGAACCAAATTGCTGTTTGCTGGGTGCTTCCTGGGTGCCCAGGCTCTGCTGCTTGCTTCGGCGACATCACTTCATTACTGCCCATGACCCCCTGTGAAGTCCCGGCTGCTGTCCCCTGGAGGGCCCTCTGAGGTCTGTTTCTCTCCATCCTCGCTGTCTCCTGTGAACATGCACGATGCTTGCAGCCACTTTCCAGCCTCTGGTTCTTCCTCCTCCTGGCGTGTCCTGAATGCTGTGGGCAGACTGATCTTTCCCACAagcttctttcctcctttcacgCTGCTGCGTGGGGATCTTCTACATGAGGTATAAACTACGTAACTTTATTTCTAAGTggttttaaagaaaggaagaacagccTAGTAGTCACCAACTTATAAAAACCTTCTAGATGCTCAGCCCCCGCCTTGTCCTCCCATAGTTGTATCTTTGGGGCCAAGTGGTTTGTCTCAACTGTTTTTAATCCGTATTTGTGCCAGCCTGGCTTTAGGAAAGTGCTTTCTTTGGGCCACTGAATCTAAATTGTGGTTTGCCTGCCCTGGGCTGCTTCGGTCCGGTACTGCTGTGCCCAAGGCCTAATCACTTAGTTCCCTGAGATTTGGTCAGCACCTTAAGAACAGCTctgcttgggcacctgggtggcttagtcattaagcgtctgccttcggctcaggtcatgatcccagggtcctgggatcgagccctgcatcgggttccctgctcaacgggaggcctgcttctccctctccctctactgttccccttgcttgtgtttctgctctcgctatgtctctttcaaataaataaataaaatctttaaaaacaaacaaaaaaacagctctGCTTATCTCTGGTCCTCCTCAGGAGCACCTCAGGCCACAGGGGCTCCAGAGATGAGGCTTACTGTCTGCTTAAGAGGCATTCTGGAAGCTTGCGTTAGGATTGGATTGGATTCCCAGAGCTAAACTGTTGTCTGCAAGTTTAGAAGCGTGGAAGTGTAGCCTGGATGCCCTCTGGCCAGTGGGCTGGTATTTGTGCAGCAGATCCCAAAGGTGGGTATGTGTGGGGAGAGAAGCCAGCATGTGCCCTTGAGTTGTGGGTTGACTGAAAGGTGTGACCCTGTGTCCCAGGAGCCCTCAGTAATTCCTGGCTAGCACTGGTGGTCCTTCCATCTGCTGGAGCTGGGGCCCCAATCGTCTTGTGTCTGGAGTAGAATCCAGCTGGGCCCCTATTCAGCTCCATCACAGGGCTAGTCCCTCTCATAGGAGTCCCTCAGTCCCCTTTTCTGGGGTTCACAGCCAAGGCTAAGAAGAGAGTCTGTGGCCTCTTATATCCCCTGGCTTTGCTGGTCTCCCTTCAGCCTTCCTCTCTGAGGAACAACTTGAACATGGATAGAAACTCCCAGCCTCTAAAAACAAACAGCCACAGTGCATGATTCCTCGAGAGCGTTGCTCTCCCTTCTTCCAGGGAAGCACAGGGTGGGGCAGGGTCCTCCAGTGCATTACGTCATTGCTTCCTCAGCCTTTCTCAGCTACATGCAGGCTTCAGCTTGTCTCTCATTGCCAGAGAGCAGTGTTGGGGAATCTGGGTCCTCAGTCTGAGTTTAAAGAGCTCCTGCGATTTGTCCCCTCGTCATCCTGCTGACCACATGTCCCACCAATCCTGAAAACAGACCTGTTTCCATCTCATCTCCACACCGTGATGTTCATTCATTTGTACCTGCTATATGTTTCTTGTGCTTCCTCAAGAATGACCTTGAACGGCTCCAATCCCAGTTTTATTATGAAGTCCTCCCTGACCAGTGCTGTCGGTCCTTCTCTTTGCTGAGCCACCGTGCTCCGTGTGCGCGCGGCGGAACATATCATTTCAGTGCAGATGGGCGTGTGCGCTCTTCCCTTGATTAAGAGAACAgacactgaggggcgcctgggtggctcagtcgttaagcatctgccttccgctcaggtcatggtcccggggtcctgggatcgagccccgtgtcgggctccctgctccgcgggaagcctgcttctccctctcccactccccctgcttgtgttctctctctcgctatgtctctctgtcaaataaataaaaaatctttaaaaaaaaaaaaaaaaaaaagagagaacagacaCTGAAGAGACCGGCCTGACTTGGATTCTAGCTTACCACTCACCCTGATCtcctttctctgagcttcagtttcctcatctgtaaaggggaaataaaaattgTTCCTCCCCAACAAGACTTCACGCTTGCACTTGGCCACAGCCCTGCTCAGTAAGCCCATGCAACAGATTAATTGCCTGCCCCCTCTCCACCAGGTACATGGCCACCTCTGGCCTGGACCACCAGCTGAAGATCTTTGACCTACGAGGGACATTCCAGCCTCTGAGTGCTCGGACCCTGCCCCAGGGGGCAGGACACCTGGCCTTTTCCCAGCGGGGACTGCTGGCTGCAGGCATGGGTGATGTGGTCAACAtatgggcagggcagggcaaggCCAGCCCACCCTCCCTGGAGCAGCCTTACCTCACCCACCGGCTCTCAGGCCACGTGCATGGCCTTCATTTCTGCCCCTTTGAAGATGTGCTGGGGGTGGGCCACAATGGCGGCATCACCAGCATGCTGGTCCCTGGTGAGTGGGCCAGGGGATGGGATCCGTGTGAATGAACTCTGGGTCAGGTTTGGGTTGGCTCAAGACAGCCAGGAGCAAAGGGCTTGGTTGGGCTGGAGCTGCTGGACTGGGTTCCGTTTATGGCTCCATGCTTCTCCGTCCCTCTAGGGGCTGCTGAGCCCAACTTCGATGGCCTGGAGAGTAACCCTTATAGGAGCCAGAAGCAGCGCCAGGAGTGGGAGGTGAAGGCCCTGCTGGAGAAGGTGAGCATGAGCCGGTGTGTGGTTTGGGCTGGGGTTGGGGAAAGCTCCCCATGCCCCAGGGGTCTTGGGAAGAGTGGAATTCAGCAGCCCCCCTGGCCTCTGTCCCTCTGGGTCACCCTCCTATGGCTCCTGACCCTTTCCTGTGCCTCTGTGACACCTCCAGGTACCTGCAGAGCTCATTTGTCTGGATCCACGAGCCCTGGCAGAGGTTGATGTCATCTCTCTGGAGCAAGAGAAGAAGGAGCGGATAGAGAGGCTGGTATGGAGCAGGCCCCGGTGCTCAGGCCCTACTCCCCTCCACATCCTCCCCTGTGCCATGTTCCCAGAAGTAAGGCACAGCAGATGGGGGCTGCCACAGTTCCTGGCCTCTGACAGATTTTACCCTTGTCCCCCTCCCCTTAGGGCTATGACCCTGAGGCCAAGGCTCCCTTCCAGCCAAAGCCAAAGCAGAAGGGCCGCAGCTCAACAGCAAGCCtggtgaagaggaagaggaaggtcaTGGATGAGGAGCACCGGGTAAATGATCATTGGGCAGTGGGCTAGGCATCCCACGGGCCGCACCCTCCTGCTAATGCCTCTGCCCTTGCCAGCCTGCCGCTTCTCACCttgcccccatctccccacccaggATAAAGTCCGGCAGAGCCTTGAGCAACAGCCACAGAAGCAAGAGAAGAAGGCCAAGCCTCTGAGGGCCCGGCCATCTGCCCTGGACAGATTTGTGCGCTGAGCCATGCTTCAGGGTGGCCTGAGAAGAACAATCTCTCCCCACAATTGCCTGTGGGGAAATGACGCTGTTCCTTGGAATAAGGAGGGGGCAGTGTGCCCCTCCCCAACTGGGGAGGGACAGCTGGCTCCTGGGCTGGGTTGGTATTAAAgaagatggctttttttttttttttttttttttttggataatgtGTCTAGATCTTCCTGGGGACCTGTTCCCCTCCCTTTGCCCAGCATGGGACTACTCTAGGATCTGAGGGGGTCATGGTATCCTGCTCTACCCCCACCCCGTATCTTATCACTATGACCCTAGCCTTGTTCTTTAGGggccttcctcctctctttcccatGTCCCTGGCGGTGTCCTTCCCATCCAGCACGGTCTGGCAGCCTCCAGGCTCCCCAGGTTTGCATTCTGGGACTCCTGTTGAGGACCACGCTGCACTCGAAGAGGTAGACAGACAAGTTTATTGAGGAGCTTGTGCCCCTCCTCTGCAATAGCTGGAGAGAACAACCCCAGCAGTGTTTGCTCTTCCTGGTGACCATCATTGGGGCGCCAGGCCAGGCCCCTAGATTTCTCCTGTATCCCTCCGTCTTCAGTGATAGAGGAAACTGGTCAGCTGCAGCCAGTCAGGGCCCCCTGACTTGGGCCTGGGCAAGAGAAGGTTGTGGGGGTGCCAGCTAGACCCTCAACTTCCTCACTCCTGTGGCCCCAGGCACTCTCAGCTGTGAAGCCAGGCTATTACCCGACAGCGCAGGATGCCCAAGATTTCCTGGAGCCAGGAGCAGAAGGGTGCAGTCCTTTCCCCGTCAGAGCCGCCCACCAGCTTCCAGGCTTCCTGCATCTTCCAGGGGTCCAACTTATGGGATGTCAGCAGGAATTTCCCATAGCAGCACCGGTCCAAGGGGTAGTGGGTGGCCCCAGCCAGCTTAACACAGTGGGTTGGGGTGAGGCCTCCTCTTCGGGCACTTACCCCCACAAAGACATCCTCCAGTGGCAGAGAGGGTGCCCGGCTGGCCACTTTCAGGATAAGCTGCACAGCAGAAGCTGACAGCACGTACCCTGTGCCAGAAGCATAGGGTGGAAAGGGGCCCCAGGTGGGAGGCCACTGCTCCTCTGATATTTGGTGCTTGCTCCCTGGTGTCCGAGAGGGGTGCACCCGCCAGTGCACACGGCCCAGGTACAAAAGAGGCATTGGCTGGTTCCTCAGGATGGACGCTTCTTCCCAGTCTTCATCTCCAGCCTCAACCTCTCTCAGAGGCGGTTCCTTGCCCTTCTCCCATTGTTCCCAATGGCCCCCTCGCCGAATCAGCTCTGATACCAGCTCAGGGACGTTGACAAACACATCATCGTCCGTCTTGAGGATGTAGCGGGCCATGGAGCAGTGTTTGTTTGCCCAGTTCAGCCCGCTGAGGGTCTTGAGAGTAAGGTTCCGGTAGGAGTCCCGGAAGGCCGCCTGCAAGATGTCCCCCTGGGCCGCTGCCTCCCGCACTAGATCGATGTCGTGGGGTTCCCTGGTAGGATGCCACAAGCCTGGCTCTCCCAGCAGAAAGAGAGTCTGCACCCTGAGACCCCGGGCCTCTCGCAGCCCGCCCCACGAAGCCCGAATGGCATTTCTTTGGTTCAGGTTCTCTGGTGCCGTGCACACAAGGATGAGCAGGAAGGGTGGGGCGCCGGATCCCCTGCACGCCTCTTCATTGGGGATCAGAAGgcggggcagggccaggggcggCCCTGGGGAGGCCGGAGCCGGGCGCAGGGAGGCCAGCGAGAGGCTCAGCAGCTCCTCCCCGATGCCCGAGGGCCCGAAGAGGGTCCAGATAATCACCAGCAGCAGGACGGCAAGGAGAAGGCGCCGGAAGAGGCTGAGAGGCATGGTGTGGGGTAATCAGAAGTGACCTGGAGAGAAAGATGAGGGCGGTTAGTGGGCGGACGCCCCAGGTCTCCGTGACCTGAGTCCCTAACCGGCCAAGCCTGGGATGGAGCGGGGGGCTAGTGCGCGCGGCCAGTACCGGCGCTGAAAAGCGCCGAGACCCgggaagcgggggggggggggggggcccgcaCAGCCAGAACTGCGGGGAGGTTACCTTGTCGGGGCCCCGCCGCCCCGAAGCTCGGCTCCATCGTGGGGTTTCGCGGCGGCGCcagccgcccctcccccgcccgcggTGGCGGCTAGGtcccgcccccctccctgggAGGGTGTAGGGCCGCACGCACACCCGCCTCCCCGGAAGCTGCTCCGAAGCTTCGCGGCTGCGGCGGACGGAATACGGCAGGCAGAGCACCGGCGGCGGGGGCTCCGCGCGAGGCGACGGGAGCGGAACCTGGAGCCGCAGTCGCAGTCGCAGGGGCGAACGCAGAGCAGCCCGCCAGCCGGGGCCAACTTCCTTAACCACACACGCGACCCCTCGCTCTGCTGCAGAGCCCAGCTCTTCCGGGTCAACGATTTAGAGATCTTCATCCGTACGGGTAGCTCACAGCTTCCCGGCCTCGGCGCCCCCCCCGccctttttcttaaagaaacccGGCGCGGCGAAGGGTGTCAAGATATGAAAATACTCCCCGGGCCATCAACTGCTTAGACTCAAGGTACCCACACCGGCCAAGCCGTTGGGCACACCAACGCCCTGGGGCCTTGGTTGTCTTGAAACTGCCTTGGACTCCCCTCAAGGGGGGGTGGGGTTTTATCTACCTCTTCCGTTAGAGGGCGGGCACCACAGGGTTGCTTCAGGTAGGCCGGGGAGTGGTAACGCCATCGCGCCATCGCTTTAGCCCAGACGGGGGCAGCTAGTTTGGGAAGCTGAGTGAGGCGATCAACCAAGAGAGGAAAACCACGCACAGGGCTCAGCGTGATAGCTTTCCCTATCAGGGTCCCCAGAAGAATGGAGAGAATCACACAGAAGGAAGCCTTAGGTgtataaactattttattaacAGACAAGGCCtacagatttatttcttcttggacACACCCACGGTGCGGCCACGGCGCCCTGTGGTCTTGGTGTGCTGGCCTCGGACACGAAGTCTGCAGGTGAGAAGAGAAGAGTCACAGGTTATATACACAATGCAAAGGAAATGTCTGGGAAGAGAAAGCAGAGCATGACAAATCTCTGGGAGTCTAGGGGCAAGGCAGCAGAGGAGACTCCCACCCCTACTCACCCCCAGAAGTGTCGCAGCCCTCTGTGGGCCCTAATCTTCTTCAGTCTCTCCAGGTCTTCACGAAGTTTGTTGTCCAGACCATTGGCCAGGACCTGGATTTGGAAGAGAGGGTGAGTAATGTTTTACCCACTGACCTCCTACGACTAATTCTAACTAGACACCCTGCCTCTTCCCTAATCTCTCCCATCTCAGCACACACCTGGCTGTACTTTCCATCCTTCACGTCCTTTTGTCTGTTCAAAAACCAGTCTGGGATCTTATACTGGCGAGGATTCTGCATAATGGTGATCACACGTTCCACCTGGCAGGCAGGACAAAGGTCAGATACATACA encodes the following:
- the WDR46 gene encoding WD repeat-containing protein 46; translation: METAPKPGRDVPPKKDRLQAKKKPRRYWEEETTLTAAGASPGPPGSKKRNRELRPERPKNANITKKSRISRKPHLPKKPRERRNLEPQRSVSGAQDPFPGPAPVPVEVARKFRRIDKSKKLPHSKSKTRSRLEVAEAEEEEISIKAARSELLLAEEPGFLEGENGEDTAQIRQADIVEAVDIASAAKHFDLNLRQFGPYRLNYSPTGRHLAFGGRRGHVATLDWVTKRLMCEINVMEAVRDIRFLHSEALLAVAQNRWLHIYDNQGIELHCIRRCDRVTRLEFLPFHFLLATASETGFLTYLDVSVGKIVAALNARAGRLDVMTKNPYNAVIHLGHSNGTVSLWSPAMKEPLAKILCHRGGVRAVAIDSTGTYMATSGLDHQLKIFDLRGTFQPLSARTLPQGAGHLAFSQRGLLAAGMGDVVNIWAGQGKASPPSLEQPYLTHRLSGHVHGLHFCPFEDVLGVGHNGGITSMLVPGAAEPNFDGLESNPYRSQKQRQEWEVKALLEKVPAELICLDPRALAEVDVISLEQEKKERIERLGYDPEAKAPFQPKPKQKGRSSTASLVKRKRKVMDEEHRDKVRQSLEQQPQKQEKKAKPLRARPSALDRFVR
- the B3GALT4 gene encoding beta-1,3-galactosyltransferase 4, translating into MPLSLFRRLLLAVLLLVIIWTLFGPSGIGEELLSLSLASLRPAPASPGPPLALPRLLIPNEEACRGSGAPPFLLILVCTAPENLNQRNAIRASWGGLREARGLRVQTLFLLGEPGLWHPTREPHDIDLVREAAAQGDILQAAFRDSYRNLTLKTLSGLNWANKHCSMARYILKTDDDVFVNVPELVSELIRRGGHWEQWEKGKEPPLREVEAGDEDWEEASILRNQPMPLLYLGRVHWRVHPSRTPGSKHQISEEQWPPTWGPFPPYASGTGYVLSASAVQLILKVASRAPSLPLEDVFVGVSARRGGLTPTHCVKLAGATHYPLDRCCYGKFLLTSHKLDPWKMQEAWKLVGGSDGERTAPFCSWLQEILGILRCRVIAWLHS
- the RPS18 gene encoding small ribosomal subunit protein uS13, with product MSLVIPEKFQHILRVLNTNIDGRRKIAFAITAIKGVGRRYAHVVLRKADIDLTKRAGELTEDEVERVITIMQNPRQYKIPDWFLNRQKDVKDGKYSQVLANGLDNKLREDLERLKKIRAHRGLRHFWGLRVRGQHTKTTGRRGRTVGVSKKK
- the PFDN6 gene encoding prefoldin subunit 6, which codes for MADLIQKKLQGEVEKYQQLQKDLSKSMSGRQKLEAQLTENNIVKEELALLDGSNVVFKLLGPVLVKQELGEARATVGKRLDYITAEIKRYESQLRDLERQSEQQRETLAQLQQEFQRAQAAKAGASGKA